The Streptomyces sp. CC0208 genome window below encodes:
- a CDS encoding RHS repeat-associated core domain-containing protein, whose amino-acid sequence MGYVLPGWMDEILDFIGINWPNVDEDDYREMADAMREFADQFEGHGAEAHAAVSRILASSEGAAVDALQEHWDLVKSGHLEKVPDIARLFSDACDVVADIIFGMKTKAEIELGAMAASIGVSLGLAVVTGGLSAIVGAAETAAMRQLIKRIIDEAADQIVDELLARVTEPITGRLEQMVEDTVLDLTDNLIKLPPATGGAGAGEGGHGGIHTGMTLASAGGPSGGGGGGGGGRVFIDHEEYENGAGKLSRHGEAMSTDSLGSLGRAKGAFGRTRGRDPFTQAFDSVLHGALNGAEKALKKVGKHLTEDVPGGLRATSRTHRQNDSDISDRLKTLTKGESDTPRVPGARSGGRGGKGPDPLNSARDDARHHGVEPDKRICRTDPVDVASGQMLLEQKDLDLPGVLPLVLKRTHLSDYTFGVWFGRSWASTLDERIEVDIRNQAMWAREDGTVLIYDRLPGPQTPEVMPLEGPRIPLRRISEVGAQNLEFAATDPRTGWTRYFSKPGGKGWQLWLTTIEDRNGNQIDIHRDATGRPLDITHSGGYDISISADRGRVTALALRGQNDGEPALPVIEFGYDEDGDLTEVINSSGIPLRFTYDTLGRITSWTDRNDSTYRYIYDAAGRVVQTVGPSGMLSSTFAYDTTNRITRYTDSMGATTVYQLDERQQIVAETDPLGHTTAYVFDARDRILEQTDALGHTVRFERDERGNLVGFVAPDGLRTTAVFNDLDLPVTITERGGRQRHFAYDARGNRTAVIDIDRARTDYEVDERGHVTAVRNAAGEVTRIRNDAAGLPVEITAPDGARVTLVRDRFGRVTEVTDALGGTMRMTWTIEGRPLWRELPDGTREEWTWDGEGNLLAHTDRAGHTTTHAVTHFDRRTATRTADGAAYQFTHDSELRLATVVNAQGQQWRYQYDAAGRLTAETDFDGRTLTYEHDALGRLTRRTNAAGQSLAYERDLLGRIVRMQHDDGTTSTFTYDIAGRLVEVTNPHAQIHLERDLAGRVVTESVNGRALARAYDVLGRRTHRRTPSGATSTLTYDERGLAAYTVGEQTFRFERDVLGREVSRTLDDQLTFSQTWDPVGRIVNQAFTSAHDTLFERSFAYTPNGTPHTIEDSRTGRRTYTLDAASRITAVTAEGWSEQYAYNTAGDQMHAALPPGTPGQDTAGERTYSGSRVTQAGRTHYTYDVQGRLAQKRVTTLSGKQLTWTFTWDAEDRLTQVQAPGDVAWRYFYDALGRRTAKHRLRADGRIEDVTTYCWDGGQLAEQHTNGVTLIWDYTGLHPLAQREAKTQEQGESDRRFFAIVTDLAGAPTDLIAPDGTIAWHSRSTAWGSTQSHRDATAYTPLRYPGQYFDPETGLHYNLNRYYDPELGRYTTPDPLGLAPAVNHYTYVPNPFTLADPLGLAGCTADPTWGGRVTFTRDEHGRPYEMNAVITRDMLDEGTHARNSLEPPGFLGGDYNQARGHMLARMLGGSGDTLDNLFTITQNPTNSPDMRDHEQDIYNAVQHNGEVITYNVYLEYSDDLPDSVPKYIQLEAHGTKGFALDQLLDNPAHEQQQRHRRGLL is encoded by the coding sequence ATGGGCTACGTCCTGCCTGGCTGGATGGACGAGATCCTGGACTTCATCGGGATCAACTGGCCGAACGTCGACGAGGACGACTACCGTGAAATGGCGGATGCCATGCGGGAGTTCGCGGACCAGTTCGAGGGGCACGGTGCGGAGGCGCATGCGGCGGTCAGCCGCATTCTGGCCTCCAGTGAGGGTGCTGCGGTCGATGCGCTGCAGGAGCACTGGGACTTGGTGAAGTCCGGGCATCTGGAGAAGGTGCCCGATATCGCCCGGCTGTTCTCGGATGCCTGTGATGTGGTAGCGGACATCATCTTCGGGATGAAGACCAAGGCCGAGATCGAACTCGGTGCCATGGCGGCCTCGATCGGTGTCAGCCTGGGTCTTGCGGTCGTGACCGGCGGCCTGTCGGCGATCGTCGGGGCGGCGGAGACGGCCGCGATGCGCCAGCTGATCAAGCGGATCATCGACGAGGCGGCCGACCAGATCGTCGACGAACTCCTCGCCCGGGTCACCGAGCCGATCACCGGCCGGCTGGAGCAAATGGTCGAGGACACGGTCCTGGACCTGACCGACAACCTCATCAAGCTCCCGCCTGCCACCGGCGGCGCCGGTGCGGGGGAGGGGGGTCACGGCGGCATCCACACCGGCATGACCCTCGCCTCGGCAGGCGGACCCTCCGGAGGCGGCGGGGGAGGGGGTGGTGGCCGGGTCTTCATCGACCATGAGGAGTACGAGAACGGGGCGGGCAAGCTGTCCCGCCACGGCGAGGCCATGAGCACCGACTCGCTCGGTTCGCTGGGCCGGGCCAAGGGCGCCTTCGGCCGCACGAGGGGCCGTGATCCGTTCACCCAGGCGTTCGACTCCGTGCTGCATGGTGCGCTCAACGGTGCGGAGAAGGCGCTGAAGAAGGTCGGCAAGCACCTTACGGAGGACGTGCCTGGTGGGTTGCGTGCCACCTCGCGCACCCATCGCCAAAACGACAGCGACATCTCCGACCGGCTCAAGACGCTGACCAAGGGGGAGTCGGACACCCCCAGGGTGCCCGGCGCCCGCAGCGGCGGGCGGGGTGGCAAGGGCCCAGATCCGCTGAACAGCGCCCGCGATGATGCGCGCCACCACGGTGTGGAGCCGGACAAGCGCATCTGCCGTACCGACCCGGTCGATGTGGCCAGCGGCCAGATGCTGCTGGAACAAAAGGACCTGGATCTTCCCGGGGTGCTGCCGCTGGTCCTCAAGCGCACGCACCTGTCCGACTACACCTTCGGGGTGTGGTTCGGCCGCTCGTGGGCCTCGACGCTGGACGAACGCATCGAGGTCGACATCCGCAACCAGGCGATGTGGGCGCGCGAGGACGGCACCGTCCTCATCTACGACCGGCTGCCCGGCCCGCAGACGCCAGAGGTGATGCCGCTGGAAGGTCCGCGTATCCCGCTGCGGCGCATCTCCGAGGTGGGCGCCCAGAATCTGGAGTTCGCGGCCACTGATCCGCGCACCGGTTGGACGCGCTACTTCTCCAAGCCGGGCGGCAAGGGCTGGCAGCTGTGGCTGACCACCATCGAGGACCGTAACGGCAACCAGATCGACATCCACCGCGACGCCACCGGCCGCCCCCTCGACATCACCCACAGCGGCGGCTACGACATCAGCATCTCCGCCGACCGTGGCCGCGTCACCGCCCTCGCCCTCCGCGGCCAGAACGACGGCGAACCAGCCCTGCCCGTCATCGAGTTCGGCTACGACGAAGACGGCGATCTCACCGAGGTCATCAACTCCTCCGGAATCCCGCTGCGCTTCACCTACGACACCCTGGGCCGCATCACGTCGTGGACCGACCGCAACGACTCCACCTACCGCTACATCTACGACGCGGCCGGCCGCGTGGTGCAGACGGTGGGGCCGTCCGGGATGCTCTCGTCCACGTTCGCCTACGACACCACCAACCGGATCACCCGGTATACCGACTCGATGGGTGCCACGACCGTCTACCAGCTGGACGAGCGGCAGCAGATCGTCGCGGAGACCGACCCGCTGGGCCACACCACCGCCTACGTGTTCGATGCGCGGGACCGGATCCTGGAGCAGACCGACGCGCTGGGCCACACCGTGCGCTTCGAACGCGACGAGCGCGGCAACCTGGTCGGCTTCGTCGCGCCCGACGGGCTCCGCACCACCGCGGTCTTCAACGACCTGGACCTTCCGGTGACCATCACCGAACGCGGAGGCCGCCAGCGGCACTTCGCCTACGACGCGCGCGGCAACCGCACCGCCGTCATCGACATCGACAGAGCCCGTACCGACTACGAGGTCGACGAACGCGGTCACGTCACCGCGGTACGCAACGCAGCCGGCGAGGTCACCCGGATACGCAACGACGCGGCAGGCCTGCCGGTGGAGATCACCGCCCCCGACGGGGCCCGCGTGACCCTCGTCCGTGACCGCTTCGGCCGGGTCACCGAGGTGACGGACGCCCTCGGCGGCACGATGCGCATGACCTGGACGATCGAGGGCCGGCCCCTGTGGCGGGAACTGCCCGACGGCACCCGCGAGGAGTGGACCTGGGACGGCGAGGGCAACCTGCTTGCCCACACCGACCGGGCCGGGCACACCACCACCCACGCGGTCACCCACTTCGACCGGCGCACCGCCACCCGCACCGCCGACGGCGCCGCCTACCAGTTCACCCACGACAGCGAACTGCGCCTGGCCACCGTGGTGAACGCCCAGGGGCAGCAGTGGCGCTACCAGTACGACGCTGCCGGCCGCCTGACAGCGGAGACGGACTTCGACGGCCGCACCCTGACCTACGAACACGACGCCCTGGGGCGTCTGACCCGCCGCACCAACGCCGCCGGACAGTCCCTGGCCTACGAGCGTGACCTGTTGGGGCGGATCGTGCGCATGCAGCACGACGATGGCACCACCTCCACCTTCACCTACGACATCGCCGGTCGCCTGGTGGAGGTCACCAACCCCCACGCCCAGATCCACCTCGAACGGGACCTGGCCGGGCGTGTCGTGACCGAGAGTGTCAACGGCCGCGCCCTGGCCCGCGCCTACGACGTGCTGGGACGGCGCACCCACCGGCGCACCCCGTCCGGCGCCACCAGCACCCTCACCTACGACGAGCGCGGCCTCGCGGCCTACACGGTGGGGGAGCAGACCTTCCGCTTCGAACGCGACGTGCTCGGCCGGGAAGTCTCCCGCACCCTCGACGACCAGCTCACCTTCAGCCAGACGTGGGATCCCGTCGGCCGCATCGTGAACCAGGCCTTCACCAGTGCGCACGACACCCTCTTCGAGCGCTCCTTCGCCTACACCCCGAACGGCACCCCGCACACCATCGAGGACAGCCGCACCGGCCGGCGCACCTACACGCTGGACGCAGCCAGCCGGATCACTGCCGTCACCGCCGAGGGCTGGAGCGAGCAGTACGCCTACAACACAGCGGGCGACCAGATGCACGCCGCGCTGCCGCCGGGCACTCCAGGCCAGGACACCGCCGGCGAACGCACCTACTCCGGTAGCCGTGTCACCCAGGCCGGCCGCACCCACTACACCTACGACGTCCAGGGCCGCCTCGCCCAAAAACGCGTCACCACGCTCAGCGGCAAACAGCTGACCTGGACGTTCACCTGGGATGCCGAAGACCGCCTCACCCAGGTCCAGGCCCCCGGCGACGTGGCCTGGCGCTACTTCTACGACGCGCTGGGCCGCCGCACCGCCAAGCACCGGCTGCGCGCGGACGGCCGCATCGAGGATGTGACGACCTACTGCTGGGACGGCGGACAGCTCGCCGAGCAGCACACCAACGGTGTCACCCTCATCTGGGACTACACCGGCCTGCACCCCCTGGCGCAACGCGAAGCCAAAACCCAGGAACAGGGCGAGAGCGACCGACGGTTCTTCGCCATCGTCACCGACCTTGCCGGGGCCCCCACCGACCTCATCGCCCCCGACGGCACCATCGCCTGGCACAGCCGCAGCACCGCCTGGGGCTCCACCCAGTCCCACCGCGACGCCACCGCATACACGCCGCTGCGCTACCCCGGCCAGTACTTCGATCCCGAAACCGGCCTGCACTACAACCTCAACCGCTACTACGACCCCGAACTCGGCCGCTACACCACACCCGACCCCCTGGGCCTCGCACCGGCCGTCAACCACTACACCTACGTCCCCAACCCCTTCACCCTCGCCGACCCGCTCGGCCTGGCCGGCTGCACAGCCGATCCGACCTGGGGCGGACGGGTCACCTTCACCCGCGACGAGCACGGACGCCCCTACGAGATGAACGCGGTCATCACCAGGGACATGCTCGACGAGGGCACCCACGCGAGGAACTCACTGGAGCCGCCCGGCTTCCTCGGCGGCGACTACAACCAGGCCCGCGGCCACATGCTGGCCCGGATGCTCGGCGGATCCGGCGACACCCTCGACAACCTCTTCACCATCACGCAAAACCCCACCAACAGCCCCGACATGCGCGACCACGAACAGGACATCTACAACGCCGTCCAGCACAACGGCGAAGTCATCACCTACAACGTCTACCTCGAATACAGCGACGACCTGCCGGACTCGGTCCCGAAGTACATTCAGCTCGAAGCCCACGGCACCAAGGGCTTCGCCCTGGACCAGCTACTGGACAACCCCGCCCACGAGCAGCAACAGCGACACCGACGAGGACTCCTGTGA
- a CDS encoding histone-like nucleoid-structuring protein Lsr2, with protein MSTIDDLTRLCPPPAAPPAVDWTAAERALGRPLPRDYKELSAAYGPGSFCNFLHVYHPSGSLTGPLAASVQEQLQRDRDQGTFPVPYDPRHLLVAGVTDNGNYLFWITEPESDPDHWRIAINEARGHDWYTYDGTLTDLLTAFLSGELHIPLFPTDVLHQGITFTPSRRDDAAPSAPPTSRSVDTNTIRAWARANGYDVPDRGRIPAAIRDAWQRATQGEQ; from the coding sequence GTGAGCACCATCGACGACCTCACCCGGCTCTGCCCCCCACCCGCGGCCCCACCCGCGGTCGACTGGACGGCCGCAGAACGTGCTCTCGGCCGCCCGCTGCCCCGGGACTACAAAGAGCTCTCCGCCGCTTATGGGCCGGGCAGCTTCTGCAACTTCCTGCACGTCTACCACCCGTCCGGCAGCCTCACCGGACCCCTGGCCGCCAGCGTCCAGGAACAACTCCAGCGAGACCGCGACCAAGGCACCTTCCCCGTGCCCTACGACCCGCGGCACCTCCTCGTCGCGGGAGTCACCGACAACGGCAACTACCTCTTCTGGATCACCGAACCCGAGTCCGATCCCGACCACTGGCGTATCGCCATCAACGAAGCCCGCGGCCACGACTGGTACACCTACGACGGCACCCTCACCGACCTCCTCACCGCCTTCCTCAGCGGCGAACTCCACATCCCCCTCTTCCCCACGGACGTTCTCCACCAGGGCATCACCTTCACGCCCTCCCGCCGTGACGACGCAGCACCGTCAGCGCCCCCTACGAGCCGGTCGGTCGACACCAACACCATCCGCGCGTGGGCCCGCGCCAACGGCTACGACGTCCCCGACCGCGGCCGCATCCCCGCAGCCATCCGCGACGCCTGGCAGCGCGCCACACAAGGCGAGCAGTAG
- a CDS encoding SMI1/KNR4 family protein produces MNAALARLTQLITPPSQPRSPDWDAVQEQLGVALPTDYKELIRAYGGSNWDDYLYLLEPGCPNDNYDLIEWEDQQTEALEGLWEFEKKPDELADVGSRVIPWATTDNGECLYWLAKPGQHPDEWTVMVNEARGDRWEHYPMTCTEFLLAALTGEVQSDVLSSRFPLTTHEYRQLTAV; encoded by the coding sequence ATGAACGCCGCACTCGCCCGCCTCACCCAGCTGATCACCCCGCCCTCCCAGCCCCGGAGCCCGGACTGGGACGCGGTCCAGGAGCAGCTCGGCGTCGCCCTCCCCACCGACTACAAGGAACTCATCCGCGCCTACGGCGGCAGCAACTGGGACGACTACCTCTACCTTCTCGAACCAGGCTGTCCCAACGACAACTACGACCTGATCGAGTGGGAAGACCAGCAGACCGAAGCCCTGGAAGGACTTTGGGAGTTCGAGAAGAAGCCCGACGAACTCGCGGACGTCGGCAGCCGGGTCATCCCCTGGGCCACCACCGACAATGGCGAATGCCTCTACTGGCTCGCAAAACCAGGCCAGCACCCCGACGAGTGGACCGTCATGGTGAATGAGGCCCGCGGCGACCGCTGGGAGCACTACCCCATGACCTGCACCGAATTCCTCCTCGCCGCCCTCACCGGCGAGGTGCAATCCGACGTGCTCTCCTCCCGCTTCCCGCTCACCACACACGAATACCGGCAGCTGACAGCCGTCTGA
- a CDS encoding NUDIX domain-containing protein codes for MPLPHDDTRTTVETYLARHPHERPQLGGLLKALDRPNDIASRSTLTGHVTCGAIVIDPLGRVLHGLHRASGKVLAPRGHAEPEDESLADAALRELHEKTGIPPQAVAPWPGYETVPFHIDIHDIDAHPGNGEPGHPHFDLRFLFRLLTAAEVPVVLQEEEVAGVEWRPMDRVTSPSLREKLLNLPPAAEPVTANASALIYNDRGEYLLHLRDYFPGQIWEPGMWSLLGGGREPQDATLEHTVRRELHEEAGLHLTDLTPFGTEEAKSDAGTTVPIAIYAGRWNGDPRDLHLTEGVMLAWFAPDDLHRLRIAPTTSDLVRRHAASHPVGASCTAPQGGAASEEKLRPASPHGTVLNVVGVHLYLERPDGTVLLGLRHPDSAFAPSTWHALAGHCEQESAITCLIREAQEEAGLQIQAQDVELVHVVHHIDRAGDQPRMGLFFRARTWTGEPDLREPDKCTQWKFWDPTALPDNLVPYTRVAIEGIRAGRPYSETGWDEHASDHAHTPEDVQ; via the coding sequence ATGCCGCTGCCGCACGACGACACCCGCACCACCGTCGAGACCTATCTCGCCCGCCACCCTCACGAGCGTCCACAGCTCGGCGGCCTCCTGAAGGCCCTCGACCGGCCAAACGACATCGCCAGCCGCTCCACCCTCACCGGACACGTCACGTGCGGCGCGATTGTCATCGACCCCCTCGGCCGCGTCCTGCACGGGCTGCACCGTGCGAGCGGGAAGGTACTCGCTCCCAGAGGACACGCCGAGCCCGAAGACGAGTCCCTGGCAGACGCGGCTCTGCGGGAGCTGCACGAGAAGACCGGGATCCCACCCCAAGCCGTGGCACCGTGGCCCGGCTACGAGACCGTGCCGTTCCACATCGACATCCACGACATCGACGCCCACCCGGGCAACGGCGAACCCGGCCACCCGCACTTCGACCTCCGCTTTCTCTTCCGTCTGCTCACCGCGGCAGAAGTGCCGGTGGTGCTGCAGGAAGAAGAGGTGGCCGGCGTCGAGTGGCGTCCCATGGACAGGGTGACTTCCCCCTCACTGCGCGAGAAACTGCTCAATCTCCCACCCGCCGCCGAACCGGTGACCGCCAACGCCTCCGCCCTCATCTACAACGACCGCGGCGAGTACCTGCTCCACCTGCGCGACTACTTCCCCGGCCAGATCTGGGAACCGGGCATGTGGTCACTGCTGGGCGGCGGCCGAGAACCCCAGGACGCCACCCTGGAACACACCGTGCGGCGTGAGCTGCACGAGGAAGCCGGCCTCCACCTCACTGACCTGACCCCGTTCGGCACCGAGGAAGCAAAGAGCGACGCCGGCACGACCGTGCCCATCGCCATCTACGCCGGCCGCTGGAACGGCGACCCTCGTGATCTCCACCTGACGGAAGGGGTGATGCTGGCCTGGTTCGCCCCCGACGACCTCCACCGCCTGCGCATCGCACCCACCACCAGCGACCTCGTACGACGTCACGCCGCCAGCCACCCGGTCGGCGCATCCTGCACCGCGCCGCAGGGCGGGGCCGCATCGGAAGAAAAGCTCCGCCCGGCCTCCCCGCACGGCACGGTCCTCAACGTCGTCGGCGTCCACCTCTACCTGGAGCGACCCGATGGAACAGTGCTGCTCGGGCTGCGCCACCCCGACTCCGCGTTCGCGCCCTCCACCTGGCACGCCCTGGCCGGCCACTGCGAGCAGGAGAGCGCCATCACCTGTCTGATCAGGGAGGCACAAGAGGAGGCCGGCCTGCAGATCCAGGCCCAGGACGTCGAACTCGTCCACGTCGTCCACCACATCGACCGGGCCGGGGACCAGCCCCGCATGGGCCTGTTCTTCCGCGCCAGGACCTGGACCGGCGAGCCAGACCTGCGCGAGCCGGACAAGTGCACGCAGTGGAAGTTCTGGGACCCGACCGCGCTTCCCGACAACCTCGTCCCCTACACCCGGGTTGCCATCGAGGGAATCCGCGCCGGCCGCCCCTACTCCGAAACGGGATGGGATGAGCACGCCTCCGACCACGCACACACACCCGAGGACGTGCAATAG
- a CDS encoding exonuclease SbcCD subunit D produces the protein MRFLHTSDWHLGRRFHTEDLIPAQRAFLDHLVGTARTEDVDAILVAGDIYDRAIPSLDAVRLFNRALHQLADLDVPIIMISGNHDSAHRLGVGSGLLARAGIHLRTDPDTCDIPVLLEDADGPVAVYGIPYLEPSMVRDRLEAEAVSHRAVLTAALDRIHADLTNNQPAGTRSVVLAHAFVTSGTGQPEERDESEESTSEREIAVGGVAHVGADVFAGIDYVALGHLHGPQRVTDRIHYSGSPLAYSFSEARHTKSVTLVDLTPNAVPALARQPCPVPLRLERVSGFMEDLLTNPDHEPLKDAWLEVTLTDTALPFEAMARLRRRFPHTASLKHKPALIPAQATNTPTYSQRIRGRGDLDIAGDFINSMRGTDPTPDEQNLLQQAVEASRLNEQQKETV, from the coding sequence ATGCGGTTTCTGCACACTTCGGACTGGCACCTGGGCCGCCGGTTCCACACAGAAGACCTGATCCCCGCCCAGCGTGCCTTCCTCGACCACTTGGTCGGCACCGCCCGAACCGAGGACGTCGACGCGATCCTCGTCGCAGGCGACATCTACGACCGGGCCATCCCCAGCCTGGACGCCGTACGCCTGTTCAACCGCGCCCTGCACCAGCTCGCCGACCTCGACGTGCCGATCATCATGATCAGCGGAAACCACGACTCCGCACACCGACTCGGCGTCGGATCCGGCCTCCTCGCCCGTGCCGGGATCCACTTGAGGACTGACCCGGATACCTGCGACATCCCGGTCCTCCTCGAAGACGCCGACGGCCCCGTCGCCGTGTACGGCATTCCCTACCTTGAGCCGTCGATGGTCCGCGACCGTCTGGAAGCCGAAGCCGTCTCCCACCGCGCAGTACTGACCGCAGCCCTGGACCGCATCCACGCCGACCTCACCAACAACCAGCCGGCCGGCACCCGGTCCGTGGTCCTCGCGCACGCCTTCGTCACCTCCGGCACCGGACAGCCCGAGGAACGCGATGAGAGCGAGGAGTCCACCAGCGAACGCGAAATCGCCGTGGGCGGTGTCGCCCACGTGGGCGCCGACGTCTTCGCCGGGATCGACTACGTGGCTCTAGGCCACCTCCACGGCCCCCAGCGCGTCACCGACCGCATCCACTACAGCGGCTCCCCGCTGGCCTACTCCTTCTCCGAAGCCCGCCACACCAAGTCGGTCACCCTGGTCGACCTCACCCCCAACGCCGTGCCCGCCCTCGCCCGCCAGCCCTGCCCCGTGCCGCTCCGCCTGGAACGCGTGAGTGGCTTCATGGAAGACCTCCTGACCAACCCCGACCACGAGCCGCTGAAGGATGCCTGGCTCGAGGTCACCCTCACCGACACGGCCCTGCCCTTCGAGGCCATGGCCCGCCTGCGCCGCCGCTTCCCCCACACCGCCAGCCTCAAGCACAAGCCCGCCCTCATCCCCGCCCAGGCCACGAACACCCCCACCTACAGCCAGCGCATCCGCGGCCGCGGCGACCTCGACATCGCCGGCGACTTCATCAACAGCATGCGCGGCACCGACCCCACCCCCGACGAACAGAACCTGCTGCAGCAGGCCGTCGAAGCCTCCCGCCTGAACGAGCAGCAGAAGGAAACCGTCTGA